The DNA sequence TTACAGACAAAGTGATATTCCTCAAGTTACAGAATTGTCTTGGTATTTAAGCTGTTTTTTTCCTTACCAACGCTTAACATTAGCACATGGTTTTAAAGATAAAGCCGATAGGTTAGAAGATGTAAACTCAGGGTTGTTCACGTATCCAATGCTTATGGCTGCAGACATTTTATTATATGATGCTGAAATTATTCCTGTTGGTAAAGATCAATTACAACATATTGAAATGACACGAGATGTAGCATCTCGTTTTCATGCTAAAATGGGAGAAGTTTTTGTACTACCTGAAGGAAAAATCCAGGAAAATATTATGCTCATCCCAGGTATGGATGGTGAAAAAATGAGTAAAAGTAGAAATAATACTATCAATATCTTCTTAGATAATAAAAAACTGCGCAAGCAAATAATGAGTATCCAAACAGATAGTACCCCTCTTGAAGAACCAAAAGAATGGAAAACTTGCAACTGTTTTGCTATTTATCGCCTATTAGCTGATAACGATCAAATTGAAAGTATGAAAGCCAATTATGAAAATGGCAATTATGGCTACGGACATGCTAAACAAGCTTTATTTGAATTGATAATTGAAAAATTTGCAACGGAACGTGAACGTTATACCTATTATATGAACAACCTACACGAAATTGATAAAGTATTAGCTATAGGTGCTGAAAAAGCAAAATTAGTAGCTAATGAGGTTTTAAAGCGTGTACGAGATAAGGTTGGGTATTAAATTATACAAAATACAGTTAAATAATTTCAAATAATTTACCTGGTAACGGCCTAATAATGCCTTTCAATTCCATATTCAAAAGTACACTTGCTACTTTAAAAATAGGGAGGTTGCAATGTATGGCAATTACATCCAACTGCTCTTTTTCTGATTTTTTCAAATAATTATAAATGATTTTTTCAGTATCATCAAGCTCAACAAACAATTGCTTTTGAATAGCTGGTTTTTGAGTATCTTCCAATTCCCAATTTAAAATATAAGGCACATCCAAAGGGTTAGAAAGCATATGTGCTTTTTGATGTTTGATTAAGTTGTTACACCCAACACTCTGACTATCAGTAGTTCTACCAGGAACGGCAAATACATCACGATTATAAGAGTTAGCAATATCAGCGGTTACCAAACTGCCCCCTTTTTCAGCAGATTCAATAACAATAGTCGCTTCACTTAAACCTGCAATAATTCTATTTCGTTTTAAAAAATTATTCTTATCAAAAGTATCACTACTTAAAAAATCAGTGAAAAAACCCCCATTTTTTTCCATATCAACCATATACTTTTTATGGCTTCTAGGATAAATTTGATTCATGCCATGAGCCAAACAAGCTACAGTTTGCAAATTGTGTTTTACAGCTGCTTTATGTGCTGTAATATCAGTGCCATAAGCAAAGCCTGAAACTATAACAGGATTGTAAATTGCTAATTGTTCAACAAGTTGCTCACAAAAAGCAATACCAGAGGTAGTTATTTTTCGAGCACCAACAATACTGATGATGCGCTCATTTTTTAAATTAATATTACCTGTTTTAAACAATAAAATAGGACCATCAATACAATGTTTTAACTTCTCAGGGTAAGTGGCTTCTAAAAAATATAAGTAATCAATACCATTATCTTTTATAAACCGGATTTCCTTTTCAGCATTTTCAAAATATGTTTTTTCATGTAAGTCTTTTAATACCACACTTCCAATACCATCAATTTTAAGCAAATTTTGTTTCTTTTCATTAAGAACAGCCTCAGCTGTTCCACAATGCGAAATGAGTTTCTTTGCTGTAATATCTCCAATATTTTTTACTTGTTGCAACGCCAAGGTATAAAGCAAATCATTTTCTGTCATCCTATAAATTTGATTTTGAGAAGATAATAAAAAAAATGTTATAATGTTAATAAATAGTTGGATCGAAACGGTTTCTAAAACCTTAATTTTTTAACTTTGTTTTATGCAATTAGAGACTTACATCAGCGATTTATTATATAGATATGACTGTGTTACGATTCCAGAATTTGGAGCGTTTTTAACACAACGAGTACCCGCAACTATTAACGATAGCACCAATATTTTTTATCCTCCCAAAAAACAATTGGCATTTAATGAACAAATCCAAAACAATGATGGACTATTGGCTAATTATATTGCCGATGTTGAAAAAATTCCTTTTGAAATTGCTTTAGAAAAAATTCAAAAGCGAGTTCATATAATAAAAAGCTATCTAACCCAAGGCGAAACCATAACCTTTAATAATGTTGGAGACATAGTTTTAAACAACGAAAGTAAAATTGTATTTGAGCCAACTTACAATTTGAACTATTTAACCGATTCATTTGGTTTATCTGAATTTGCTTCCCCAGCTGTAACTCGTGAAGTTTATAAAGAAACTGTTGAGACTATTGAAAAAGTAGTACCTATAACGATTACTCCAGAAAAACGTGCTTCTGTAAACTCATCAAATACCAAAAAACCATATTTAAGATATGCCGCCGTTGCACTAATTGCGTTAACTTTAGGCGGCTTTACAGCTTCTAATTTTTATGTAAATCAAATAGAAACACATAATCAATTAGCTCAAAAAGAAGCTTCACAACAATTAGAGACCAAAATACAACAAGCCACATTTGTTATTGATAATCCATTACCTGCAATTACTTTAAACGTAACAAAACAAACAGGAAATTATCATATCATTGCTGGAGCTTTTAGAGTTGAAGAAAATTGCTATAAAAAAATAGAGCAATTAAAAGCAGAAGGTTTTAAAGCCCGTAAAATTGGAGTTAATAAATATGGCTTACACGAGGTTGTTTATGCAAGTTATGAAGACCGATTAGAAGCCTTAAAAGCATTACGAGATATTAAAAAAAATCACAATCCAGAAGCTTGGTTAGATGTTAGAAAATTAGATTAAAATATACATTTTTGTCCACTTTAAAATACAGCATAAAAGTCTACATTTTTATGCTGTATTTTTTTGGTTTAAAGTCTAATTTCGAGTGAAAATATGATGTTGTGTTGCCGTAAAATAATCTCTAAAAATATGGTTTAAAATATGGGGATCACTACATGCTTGTACACCTAATAAAGGGTATATTTTAATAATGGCTTCAGTCATTGATTTTACTGAGTTTGAAGCTTCTTCGTGTATATCTTTAATCCACGTTTCAGGCACACTAATTCCAGAATTAATCTTACCTTCTATGTTTAAGGCAAATTGATTAATTTTCTCATATGATTTTTCTAATTCTAAATTCAAAAAATTAAGCTCTGTTTTTTTGGTGAGTACCTGGATAGATTCCTTATAAAAATGAACAGCCATACCAAAATAATTTGCCCACAAAGTTAAATCTGCAAATACTGAAAAATGGACTTTAAAAATTGGGGCGTCATATTCCAATTCATTATAAATAAAACTATTTTTTTCTGAAACCCATTTTTCTTTGACCCTAAAAGAATGGGTAGCCGTTGCTTTTAACCCCATAGTATGCCAATCTTTAATAATTTCCACATCTTCTTTATCAACCACAAATGAGCGAAAAATTTCCGCACCATTTTTGTCTATAATGGCTTTGCCATTTTCTAATAACTTTGCATTTAAAGTAAAATGTGTTAAATAGGGTGCACCTGTGGCATATTTCCATGTTCCAGAAATAATATACCCATCATCTTTTTTTTCAGCAGTGCCAAAAACACCGCCACTACCTCCAAAACAAACAGGTTTTTTAGGGTTTGTAAAAATAGTATCAGCAAACTCTTTTTTTAAATTTCCGAAGAAAAAATTAGCACCACTACAAAGTGTAACAGTCCATCCTAAACTTCCGTCAATCTCTGCTAAAGAGCGTAATTTTCTCAACCCCAATGATAAAGACATTTCTAAACCACCATGTGATTTTGGAATCCATAAATTCCACAGATTTTCATCTGCAACCCAATCCAATACCTCTTTTGGTAATATGTCTTGATTTAAACAAAGCTCTTTAAGTTGCTGCTTGCTGCTCTTTTTTACTTCCATTATTTAGAATTTTTTTCCATTCAATATATCCTGATACAGCCACAATAAATAAGAAAATGGTCAAACCTGCATAAATATATAATCCTTTGTAAATAAGTAACGGTACAGATATAAAATTGCTGATATTTAAGTACACCCAGTTTTCAATTTTACGTTTTGCCATGAGCCACATGCCTGCCCAAGCAAATGCACAAACTATAGCATCCCAATAAGGAACATCAGAATCGGTATGCTGGCCAAGCCAATAAACCATTAGTAGAAAACAACCAATAACAATTCCTATAGCTATTTGATGCTCTTTCCCACTAGAATAAGAAATAGGTGTTTCAGTATTTTTCTTACCCATTTTCCAATAAAACCAGCCATAAATACTCATAACCAAATAATAAAGGTTAAGTAAAATATCAGCATATAAACGCGATACATAAAGCACCCACAGACTTATTAAAATAGAAACGATTCCAAAAAGATAATTATTAATATTATTTTTTCTAGCCAAAAGTACTTGGGTAACACCAAAAAGAGTTCCAATCCATTGCAATACAGTAAGGTGTGTCAATAATTCCATTATCATCTAATATTTTTTAAATATCAAGATGACACAAAATGAAAATACAGTAGTGTATGATCAAAATCCCTACGTTGGCATTATCCAAATCAGGTACGGAGAAAAACTCCTGGGTATCATCTCAGCCCTGTATGTAGAGCACCCCATTTATGTCACAAAGATACGGAAACTATTGTGATTACCGATTAATAAAACAAAGGCTTTTAATTCGCAATCTTTAAAATCTATTATCTTTACCAAATTGTTAAAAATAAAATTAATGCAAGCCAAAACAGCTAAAGAATCTCTTACCGTTTTAACCGATATTGTTTTACCTGGAGAAACCAATCCACTAAATAATCTTTTTGGAGGCGAATTGCTTGCCAGAATGGATCGTGCTGCCAGTATTTCGGCAAGACGACATTGCAATCAAATAGTAGTTACAGCCTCTGTAAATCACGTAGCATTTAACAAAGCAGTACCATTAGGCAGTGTAGTTAGTGTTAAGGCTAAAGTTACAAGAGCTTTTAAAACCTCTATGGAAGTGTTTATTGATGTTTGGGTGGAAGATACTGCCACAGGTGAAAAACTAAAAGCTAATGAAGGCATATATACCTTTGTAGCAGTTGACCATACTGGAAAACCAACAACCTTTGTTCCTGAAGTTATTCCAGAAACTGAAATAGAAAAAGAACGATTTGATGCTGCACTGCGTAGAAAACAATTAAGTTTATTATTAGCAGGAAAAATAAAACCTAATGATGCCTCAGAACTCAA is a window from the Pseudalgibacter alginicilyticus genome containing:
- the trpS gene encoding tryptophan--tRNA ligase — protein: MARILTGIQSTGTPHLGNILGAILPAINMAEKPENDSYLFIANLHTLTQIKDAEELRTNTYSVAATWLACGLNVEKTVFYRQSDIPQVTELSWYLSCFFPYQRLTLAHGFKDKADRLEDVNSGLFTYPMLMAADILLYDAEIIPVGKDQLQHIEMTRDVASRFHAKMGEVFVLPEGKIQENIMLIPGMDGEKMSKSRNNTINIFLDNKKLRKQIMSIQTDSTPLEEPKEWKTCNCFAIYRLLADNDQIESMKANYENGNYGYGHAKQALFELIIEKFATERERYTYYMNNLHEIDKVLAIGAEKAKLVANEVLKRVRDKVGY
- the dprA gene encoding DNA-processing protein DprA — its product is MTENDLLYTLALQQVKNIGDITAKKLISHCGTAEAVLNEKKQNLLKIDGIGSVVLKDLHEKTYFENAEKEIRFIKDNGIDYLYFLEATYPEKLKHCIDGPILLFKTGNINLKNERIISIVGARKITTSGIAFCEQLVEQLAIYNPVIVSGFAYGTDITAHKAAVKHNLQTVACLAHGMNQIYPRSHKKYMVDMEKNGGFFTDFLSSDTFDKNNFLKRNRIIAGLSEATIVIESAEKGGSLVTADIANSYNRDVFAVPGRTTDSQSVGCNNLIKHQKAHMLSNPLDVPYILNWELEDTQKPAIQKQLFVELDDTEKIIYNYLKKSEKEQLDVIAIHCNLPIFKVASVLLNMELKGIIRPLPGKLFEII
- a CDS encoding SPOR domain-containing protein, with protein sequence MQLETYISDLLYRYDCVTIPEFGAFLTQRVPATINDSTNIFYPPKKQLAFNEQIQNNDGLLANYIADVEKIPFEIALEKIQKRVHIIKSYLTQGETITFNNVGDIVLNNESKIVFEPTYNLNYLTDSFGLSEFASPAVTREVYKETVETIEKVVPITITPEKRASVNSSNTKKPYLRYAAVALIALTLGGFTASNFYVNQIETHNQLAQKEASQQLETKIQQATFVIDNPLPAITLNVTKQTGNYHIIAGAFRVEENCYKKIEQLKAEGFKARKIGVNKYGLHEVVYASYEDRLEALKALRDIKKNHNPEAWLDVRKLD
- the pnuC gene encoding nicotinamide riboside transporter PnuC, producing the protein MIMELLTHLTVLQWIGTLFGVTQVLLARKNNINNYLFGIVSILISLWVLYVSRLYADILLNLYYLVMSIYGWFYWKMGKKNTETPISYSSGKEHQIAIGIVIGCFLLMVYWLGQHTDSDVPYWDAIVCAFAWAGMWLMAKRKIENWVYLNISNFISVPLLIYKGLYIYAGLTIFLFIVAVSGYIEWKKILNNGSKKEQQAAT
- a CDS encoding acyl-CoA thioesterase, encoding MQAKTAKESLTVLTDIVLPGETNPLNNLFGGELLARMDRAASISARRHCNQIVVTASVNHVAFNKAVPLGSVVSVKAKVTRAFKTSMEVFIDVWVEDTATGEKLKANEGIYTFVAVDHTGKPTTFVPEVIPETEIEKERFDAALRRKQLSLLLAGKIKPNDASELKALFD